A single region of the Halarsenatibacter silvermanii genome encodes:
- a CDS encoding endonuclease MutS2 gives MALQKAHEQSLEMLEFSKIKDIVKDYAGTEPGQKRIDSLRPLKYRDEIERRLLEAEQASHILDEKGRPPLLAPENLEDLVMKANKELVLNPEEISSIDGVLRSSVNTADFFSDICTEQQESQSAESRLLEGPLQNYSEQLESLPGLRKEIDKVIDDKNEIKNTASSRLREIRKSMDRTEREIKNQLNRTIKKERDLLQDDVITRRENRYVVPVKQEHRNTFSGIIHGRSSSGMTVFMEPMAVVELNNKLRELRQQEEEEIHRILQELSFKIGQEAAVIRQNYRLLIKLDDCFARGGFMEDWDGTVPRINEKGIIDIKQGRHPLLGDEAVPIDIEVGDGFNTLVITGPNTGGKTVSLKTLGLFVVLTSAGVPLPAEDGSKISIFNNVFADIGDEQSIEQNLSTFSSHMNNIRTFLKQAGSESLVLLDEIGVGTDPREGAALAISILEEFKSRAAVSVATTHYSQLKSYAFTTENVENASVEFDVETLSPTYRLIMGIPGGSNAFEIALRLGLPERLIKEARSLLEKDELAVEEIIRELNEERQRFEELNSELEKKQARLDRREEELAAREKELEEKKQEIIEETRGKAKRDLKRLRTRSKEIISELKNSDFTDKRQVDKFETQLNLELKELKNYFSQDEKSTEKEPEADFSSGDKVKIKSVGKEGEIISIDEDDQKAEVQAGVMQITADLADLTPVREKSTAESNVKKYQVKKSDSISPSLDLRGDRYQEAQRKLRKYLDDAFLAGLNEVEVIHGKGSGALREAVREAADSHKHVKKYRGGKEGEGGMGVTIIKLQ, from the coding sequence TTGGCCCTGCAAAAGGCTCACGAGCAGAGCCTGGAAATGCTCGAGTTTTCCAAAATAAAAGATATAGTCAAAGATTATGCCGGGACTGAACCGGGACAGAAAAGGATTGATTCTTTAAGACCTTTAAAATACAGAGATGAAATAGAACGCAGACTTCTGGAAGCTGAACAGGCATCTCATATACTTGATGAGAAAGGAAGACCGCCTCTTCTGGCTCCGGAAAATCTCGAAGATCTGGTTATGAAAGCTAATAAGGAACTGGTTTTAAACCCCGAAGAGATCAGCAGTATCGACGGTGTTCTTCGTTCTTCTGTCAACACGGCTGACTTCTTTTCTGATATCTGCACCGAACAGCAGGAAAGTCAAAGCGCTGAAAGCAGACTCCTGGAAGGACCTTTACAGAATTACAGCGAACAGCTGGAATCTCTTCCCGGGTTGAGAAAAGAAATTGATAAGGTGATCGATGATAAAAATGAGATAAAAAATACGGCCAGTTCCAGATTAAGAGAGATTAGAAAATCGATGGATAGGACCGAAAGGGAGATCAAAAATCAATTAAACAGAACGATCAAGAAAGAACGAGACCTGCTGCAGGATGATGTTATAACCCGTCGTGAAAATAGATATGTGGTGCCGGTCAAACAGGAACATCGCAACACTTTCTCTGGAATAATCCATGGGCGTTCTTCCAGCGGTATGACCGTATTTATGGAGCCGATGGCCGTTGTGGAATTGAACAACAAACTCCGCGAGCTCCGACAGCAGGAAGAGGAAGAAATTCATAGAATATTGCAGGAATTAAGTTTTAAAATAGGCCAGGAAGCCGCGGTGATAAGGCAGAATTACAGACTATTGATAAAGCTGGACGACTGTTTTGCCCGTGGGGGCTTTATGGAAGACTGGGATGGGACTGTTCCCCGGATCAATGAAAAGGGGATAATTGATATAAAACAGGGGAGACATCCTCTGCTGGGCGATGAGGCCGTGCCCATAGATATTGAGGTGGGAGATGGTTTTAACACTCTGGTAATCACCGGGCCCAATACCGGGGGAAAGACGGTATCATTGAAAACTCTGGGTTTATTTGTGGTTTTAACCTCTGCCGGGGTCCCTCTTCCTGCAGAGGACGGCAGCAAAATATCTATTTTTAACAATGTTTTCGCTGATATAGGGGACGAACAAAGTATCGAACAGAATTTGAGCACCTTTTCCTCTCATATGAATAATATAAGAACATTCTTAAAGCAGGCCGGCAGCGAATCTCTGGTCCTGCTCGATGAAATAGGAGTGGGAACTGACCCCAGAGAAGGTGCTGCTCTGGCTATCTCAATTTTGGAGGAGTTCAAATCGCGCGCTGCTGTCAGCGTGGCCACAACCCATTACAGTCAGCTGAAAAGTTATGCTTTTACCACCGAAAATGTTGAGAATGCTTCGGTCGAGTTCGATGTCGAAACTTTAAGCCCCACCTATCGCCTCATAATGGGGATACCGGGGGGGAGCAATGCATTTGAGATTGCCTTAAGGCTGGGGTTGCCCGAAAGATTGATAAAAGAAGCCAGATCACTGCTGGAAAAAGACGAACTTGCGGTTGAAGAGATAATCCGTGAATTGAATGAGGAGAGGCAGAGGTTTGAAGAATTAAATTCCGAACTCGAAAAAAAGCAGGCCAGACTGGATAGGAGAGAAGAAGAGCTTGCTGCCAGGGAAAAAGAGCTGGAAGAAAAAAAGCAGGAAATTATTGAAGAGACCAGAGGGAAAGCGAAAAGAGATTTGAAGAGGTTGAGAACCCGCAGCAAAGAGATCATCTCAGAGCTTAAAAACAGTGATTTTACAGATAAAAGGCAGGTCGATAAATTCGAGACTCAGCTCAATCTTGAACTCAAAGAACTAAAAAATTACTTTTCTCAAGATGAAAAGAGCACCGAAAAAGAGCCGGAAGCTGACTTTTCCAGCGGCGATAAAGTGAAGATAAAAAGTGTGGGCAAAGAAGGCGAGATAATTTCGATAGATGAAGATGACCAGAAGGCTGAAGTCCAGGCCGGCGTGATGCAGATCACCGCTGATTTAGCCGACCTTACTCCTGTCCGGGAAAAAAGTACCGCTGAAAGCAATGTTAAAAAATATCAGGTGAAAAAGAGCGATTCGATATCCCCTTCGCTTGATCTGAGGGGGGATAGATATCAGGAAGCTCAGCGCAAACTGAGAAAATATCTGGACGATGCCTTTTTAGCCGGTCTTAATGAGGTGGAGGTAATTCACGGCAAGGGAAGTGGAGCTTTAAGAGAAGCCGTCAGAGAAGCAGCTGATTCACATAAACATGTAAAAAAATACAGGGGAGGTAAAGAGGGAGAAGGGGGAATGGGAGTAACCATAATCAAGCTGCAGTGA